In Desulfurellaceae bacterium, a single window of DNA contains:
- a CDS encoding lytic transglycosylase domain-containing protein, with protein sequence MNAAPSPSLTHPAWHYACLGVVLLSVGFLVLRPPTSSALTPAQEPGQELSQELSQELSQEPSREPSQIKRIAATPQLPATDYSPQQQSKSQSYSRLTLEQYTRCLARQLGLDETLAVALLIQESDARDPMKPGSRGSRGPLQIGPVALEEVGLSPSEHSLPVLVYGGLSYLKIMLTRFADRSAALAAYNMGPTILEERQYLPYVETRQYVRQVLQRTEQLRSGETPSYPVLQHRISGYSLGPDSLAIVPLQACLVS encoded by the coding sequence ATGAATGCTGCCCCGTCTCCCTCGCTGACCCATCCGGCGTGGCATTATGCCTGCCTTGGTGTCGTCCTGCTGAGCGTCGGGTTCCTCGTCCTGCGACCGCCGACGAGTTCGGCGCTGACACCCGCGCAAGAACCGGGCCAAGAGTTGAGCCAAGAGTTGAGCCAAGAGTTGAGCCAAGAGCCGAGTCGAGAGCCGAGCCAAATCAAACGGATAGCGGCGACTCCGCAGTTGCCAGCCACCGACTATTCCCCTCAGCAACAGAGCAAGTCCCAGTCATACAGCAGACTCACCCTCGAGCAGTATACCCGCTGTCTGGCCCGTCAGTTGGGACTTGACGAGACCTTGGCCGTTGCCCTGCTGATTCAGGAAAGTGACGCCCGTGATCCGATGAAACCGGGTAGCCGGGGTAGCCGCGGACCTCTGCAAATCGGACCGGTCGCCCTCGAAGAAGTCGGCCTGTCTCCCTCGGAGCACTCCCTGCCGGTCCTGGTCTACGGTGGACTGTCCTATCTCAAAATCATGCTGACCCGTTTTGCTGATCGGTCGGCCGCCTTAGCCGCCTACAATATGGGTCCGACCATCCTGGAGGAGCGTCAATACCTGCCCTATGTGGAGACTCGGCAATACGTCCGCCAGGTTCTCCAGAGAACGGAGCAACTCCGTTCGGGCGAGACACCGTCCTATCCGGTACTGCAGCATCGGATTTCCGGATACAGTCTGGGTCCGGACTCTCTGGCAATTGTTCCGCTCCAAGCCTGTCTGGTGTCGTGA
- a CDS encoding bifunctional proline dehydrogenase/L-glutamate gamma-semialdehyde dehydrogenase: protein MAAFQYPGSATTDASLDQLAERAVALAARLLANAKQQQNDQELAHSSKIARMMEDPPGKALTLALADQAFRSRAPARIADQLRHLIEQYGVPHYFAVWEQAGLFLAGLMATYMPQLVVPRVAAKLRNETHGVILPAEEQELRAYLDERYRTGTRLNLNQLGEAILGEREANHRLHTYLSLLERDDVEYISVKISSIVSQINLVAFEQTLDAITHRLRVLYRAAMARSYLTPSGQRVAKFINLDMEEYRDLHLTLEAFRRVLSEEEFLHYRAGIVLQAYLPDSYPLQQELTRWARQRIERGGAPIKLRIVKGANLAMERIEAGQRGWEQAPYPTKLEVDANYKRMLHYGCRPAHARAVRLGIASHNLFDIAYGLLLRDYYGVADEVEFEMLEGMANHQARAVQQHAGGLLLYAPVVKQQDFHSAIAYLVRRLDENTTPHNFLHDVFGLEPDSPAWNRQKAAFMDAVRAQASIPSGPRRTQDRTAAVRPLPLDAAFVNTPDTDWSLPHNQRWVADIVVRWSRRTPEPIPLQISGAFIGEAYPGQGRDPSRPYAVAYHYAQARHDHIDRALDTARRAQADWAARPISERKKLLGQCAEALARDRGELIGAVMLDGGKTAAEADAEVSEAVDFANYYARCLDSLETQLNDCAYAPLGTVLVVPPWNFPLAIPCGGVLAALMAGNTVILKPAPEAVLVGWQLCHRLWEAGIPKTVLQFLPTRDDAVGTALVSDARVQAVILTGAYTTGRLFQAWKPDIRLLAETSGKNSLIVTALADKDQAIKELVHSAFGHAGQKCSAVSLAVLEAEVYDDPSFLRQLRDAAASLQVGPVWDLASRVTPLIREPSPELWRALTRLDDGESWLLEPKPVTPQLWSPGIKLGVQPGSFFHTTECFGPVLGLTRADNLDHAISIVNTSEFGLTSGIHSLDDRETARWQERIEVGNAYINRSTTGAIVRRQPFGGWKKSSFGGGAKAGGPNYVLSLGRWSQARLPRRQLEPPPALAAVLDDLIALGQTHGLLTEPETAVLRASAGSYTYAWRAHFAQAHDPSRVPGERNTFRYRPLTQIVFRIEKNDPWRTIGQVLLAATICQGQVTISVAPQAPSLVPLTALGLEGASVSAPGPVRGRPAARPGPRLPAGPGGGQRRSRPDCRRAGAGQRPPRTAPLCSRADGV, encoded by the coding sequence ATGGCGGCATTTCAGTATCCAGGGTCCGCGACTACAGACGCCTCGCTCGACCAACTTGCTGAGCGGGCGGTTGCTCTGGCCGCCCGCCTTTTGGCCAATGCCAAACAGCAGCAGAACGACCAGGAACTCGCCCACAGTAGCAAAATTGCCCGCATGATGGAAGACCCACCGGGCAAAGCCCTGACTCTGGCGCTGGCCGACCAAGCCTTCCGCAGCCGCGCTCCGGCCCGAATTGCCGACCAGCTCAGACACCTGATCGAGCAGTATGGGGTGCCACACTACTTCGCCGTGTGGGAACAGGCCGGCCTCTTTCTGGCCGGTCTGATGGCCACCTACATGCCCCAGCTGGTCGTGCCCCGGGTGGCGGCCAAGCTGCGCAACGAAACACACGGGGTAATTCTTCCGGCCGAGGAACAGGAGCTGCGGGCCTATCTGGATGAGCGCTACCGGACCGGCACCCGGCTCAACCTCAACCAGCTGGGAGAGGCCATCCTGGGCGAGCGCGAAGCCAACCACCGTCTCCATACCTATCTCTCTCTGTTAGAGCGTGATGATGTTGAGTATATCTCGGTCAAGATTTCGTCCATCGTCAGCCAGATCAACCTCGTCGCTTTCGAGCAGACCCTGGACGCCATCACACACCGTTTGCGTGTCTTGTATCGGGCGGCGATGGCTCGTAGCTATCTCACTCCGAGTGGGCAACGGGTCGCCAAATTTATCAACCTGGACATGGAGGAATACCGCGACCTGCACCTGACGCTGGAAGCCTTTCGGCGGGTGCTGAGCGAAGAAGAGTTTCTACACTATCGGGCGGGTATCGTCCTCCAAGCCTATCTGCCCGACTCGTATCCGCTCCAGCAGGAGCTGACCCGCTGGGCTCGGCAGCGGATCGAGCGAGGAGGAGCGCCGATCAAGCTGCGTATTGTCAAGGGCGCCAATCTGGCCATGGAGCGCATTGAGGCCGGCCAGCGCGGCTGGGAGCAGGCGCCCTATCCCACCAAGCTCGAGGTTGACGCCAACTATAAACGGATGCTGCACTACGGCTGTCGCCCGGCCCACGCCCGGGCGGTGCGGCTCGGCATTGCCAGTCATAATTTGTTTGACATTGCCTACGGCCTGCTGCTGCGAGACTACTACGGTGTTGCGGACGAGGTCGAGTTCGAGATGCTGGAAGGCATGGCCAACCATCAGGCCCGGGCAGTCCAGCAGCACGCCGGCGGGCTCCTGCTCTACGCCCCGGTCGTCAAACAGCAGGATTTCCACAGCGCCATCGCCTACCTGGTGCGCCGGCTGGACGAAAACACCACGCCCCACAACTTTCTGCACGACGTGTTTGGGCTCGAACCGGACAGTCCCGCCTGGAACAGGCAAAAGGCAGCCTTTATGGACGCCGTCCGCGCCCAGGCGAGTATCCCGTCCGGACCGCGCCGGACCCAGGACCGGACGGCTGCGGTCCGGCCCCTGCCCCTCGACGCCGCCTTTGTGAATACGCCGGACACCGATTGGTCGCTGCCTCACAACCAGCGCTGGGTCGCGGATATTGTCGTCCGCTGGAGCCGTCGGACACCCGAACCGATTCCGCTCCAGATCAGCGGCGCGTTCATTGGCGAGGCGTATCCAGGGCAGGGCCGGGACCCGTCCCGCCCGTACGCCGTCGCCTACCACTACGCCCAGGCCCGCCATGATCATATTGACCGGGCTCTGGATACCGCCCGACGGGCCCAAGCGGACTGGGCAGCCCGCCCGATTTCAGAACGCAAGAAGCTGTTGGGTCAATGTGCCGAGGCCTTGGCTCGGGATCGTGGGGAGTTGATCGGGGCGGTCATGCTGGACGGTGGAAAAACCGCCGCCGAGGCTGACGCCGAGGTCTCCGAGGCGGTCGATTTTGCCAACTACTACGCCCGGTGTCTCGACAGTCTGGAGACCCAGCTGAACGACTGTGCCTACGCCCCGCTAGGCACCGTCCTGGTCGTACCGCCCTGGAATTTTCCGCTGGCAATTCCCTGCGGTGGCGTCCTGGCCGCCCTGATGGCGGGCAATACGGTCATCCTGAAGCCCGCCCCGGAAGCCGTCCTGGTCGGCTGGCAGCTGTGTCACAGGCTGTGGGAGGCGGGCATTCCGAAAACCGTTCTACAGTTCCTGCCGACCCGTGACGACGCGGTCGGCACGGCTCTGGTCAGCGACGCCCGGGTCCAGGCGGTTATCCTGACCGGAGCGTATACGACCGGCCGTCTGTTCCAGGCGTGGAAACCGGACATCAGGCTCCTGGCGGAGACCAGCGGCAAAAACAGCCTGATCGTCACCGCCCTGGCCGATAAGGATCAGGCGATCAAGGAGCTGGTTCACTCCGCCTTCGGCCACGCCGGCCAGAAATGCTCGGCCGTCAGCCTGGCAGTCCTGGAGGCCGAGGTGTACGACGATCCGAGCTTTTTGCGCCAGCTTCGGGATGCCGCAGCCAGCCTCCAGGTTGGCCCGGTCTGGGACCTAGCGAGCAGGGTCACTCCCCTGATTCGGGAACCGAGCCCCGAGCTGTGGCGAGCCCTGACACGCCTGGACGACGGGGAATCGTGGCTCCTGGAGCCCAAGCCCGTCACTCCCCAGCTGTGGTCGCCCGGCATCAAGCTGGGCGTTCAACCCGGTTCCTTCTTTCACACCACCGAGTGTTTCGGACCGGTGCTGGGGCTGACGCGGGCCGACAACCTGGACCACGCCATATCAATCGTCAATACCTCCGAGTTCGGCCTGACCAGTGGCATCCACAGTCTGGACGACCGCGAAACCGCCCGCTGGCAGGAGCGAATCGAGGTCGGCAACGCCTATATCAACCGCTCAACCACAGGCGCGATTGTCCGCCGCCAGCCTTTTGGCGGCTGGAAAAAGTCGAGCTTCGGGGGCGGTGCCAAGGCGGGCGGGCCGAACTATGTGCTGAGCTTGGGCCGCTGGAGCCAAGCCCGGCTGCCGCGCCGACAGCTCGAACCTCCCCCCGCGCTGGCCGCTGTGCTGGACGACCTGATCGCCCTGGGCCAGACCCACGGCTTGTTGACCGAGCCCGAGACCGCCGTGTTGCGGGCCAGCGCCGGCAGCTATACCTACGCCTGGCGCGCCCACTTCGCCCAGGCGCACGACCCGAGCCGGGTCCCGGGAGAGCGCAACACCTTTCGCTACCGACCGCTCACACAGATTGTGTTCCGCATCGAAAAGAACGACCCATGGCGCACCATCGGACAGGTTCTGCTCGCGGCCACTATCTGTCAGGGACAGGTCACGATCAGTGTTGCGCCACAGGCTCCCAGCCTCGTCCCGCTGACGGCCCTCGGGCTCGAAGGCGCGTCTGTGTCAGCGCCTGGCCCGGTCCGGGGCAGACCGGCTGCGCGTCCTGGCCCCCGTCTCCCGGCCGGTCCAGGAGGCGGCCAACGCCGCTCACGTCCCGATTGTCGACGAGCCGGTGCTGGCCAACGGCCGCCTCGAACTGCGCCACTATGTTCGCGAGCAGACGGTGTCTGA
- a CDS encoding methanol/ethanol family PQQ-dependent dehydrogenase → MPTLIVLIVMLVLGGLPGFAAAQALDTYSPITDERLLKPEPENWLMYRATYDGWGYSPLDQITPQNVKRLVPVWTFSTGVDEGHQAPPIVNDGVMFITTPQNQVLALDARKGDLLWRYRRELPEDLFQLHPTNRGVGLYGDKVYLATVDAYLVALDAKTGAVVWETEVENYLAGYYMTLAPLIVKGKVIVGMSGGEMGIRGFIQAFDAETGESVWKTHTIPGPGQPGHDTWAGDSWKTGGVSIWITGSYDPETNLTYWGTGNGGPFMGSARPGDNLYATSVIALDADSGELKGYHQYHWNGSWDWDEVSAPLLLDVRRDDRTFKGLVHAGRDGYLWLLERSADTIGFVDAQPFVRQNVFTRLDPQTGRPEYDPDKIPDIGKRAEFCPSVWGGKDWPPSAYNPKTGYVYIPANENLCGAMQGEPATYRPGDLFVGLKISDIEIILHEDAKEHIGELQAWDMNTGKQVWTTTFRSHNWGPVLTTGGGLVFSGGTNDRYFRAFDATSGEVLWQQRTNSGVTGVPSSYAIDGVQYIAVQSGWGVDAQRKQELLDKAFGRTVHVPQGGVLWVFALADE, encoded by the coding sequence ATGCCCACACTCATTGTTCTCATCGTTATGCTGGTCCTGGGAGGACTGCCCGGCTTTGCCGCAGCCCAGGCGCTTGACACCTACAGCCCGATCACCGACGAGCGCCTGCTCAAGCCCGAGCCGGAAAACTGGCTGATGTACCGGGCGACCTATGACGGCTGGGGCTATAGCCCGCTGGATCAGATCACACCTCAGAATGTCAAGCGTCTGGTGCCGGTGTGGACCTTCTCGACCGGAGTCGATGAGGGTCATCAGGCCCCGCCGATTGTCAATGACGGGGTGATGTTCATTACGACACCGCAGAATCAGGTGCTGGCCCTGGACGCCAGAAAAGGCGACCTGCTGTGGCGCTACCGCCGTGAGTTGCCCGAGGATTTGTTCCAGCTGCACCCGACCAACCGGGGGGTCGGCCTGTATGGGGACAAGGTTTACCTGGCCACGGTTGACGCCTATCTGGTAGCGCTGGACGCCAAGACTGGCGCGGTAGTATGGGAGACCGAGGTCGAGAATTACCTGGCCGGTTATTACATGACCCTGGCCCCGCTGATTGTGAAGGGCAAGGTCATTGTCGGCATGTCCGGCGGCGAGATGGGGATTCGGGGCTTCATCCAGGCATTCGACGCCGAGACGGGCGAGTCGGTGTGGAAAACCCATACCATTCCGGGTCCCGGCCAGCCCGGGCACGACACCTGGGCCGGGGACAGCTGGAAGACCGGCGGGGTGTCGATATGGATCACTGGAAGTTATGACCCGGAGACGAATCTGACCTACTGGGGGACGGGCAACGGCGGGCCGTTCATGGGCAGCGCCCGTCCCGGCGATAATCTGTACGCCACCTCGGTCATCGCCCTCGACGCCGACAGCGGTGAACTCAAGGGCTATCACCAGTACCACTGGAACGGGTCCTGGGACTGGGACGAGGTGTCGGCCCCGCTGTTGCTCGACGTGCGCCGCGACGACCGGACCTTCAAGGGTCTGGTCCACGCCGGGCGCGACGGCTACCTGTGGCTGTTGGAGCGCAGCGCCGATACAATCGGCTTTGTCGATGCCCAGCCGTTTGTCCGCCAGAACGTCTTCACCCGGCTCGATCCCCAGACCGGCCGGCCCGAGTACGACCCGGACAAGATCCCCGATATCGGCAAGCGGGCCGAGTTCTGCCCCTCGGTGTGGGGTGGCAAGGACTGGCCGCCGTCGGCCTATAATCCCAAGACCGGCTATGTCTACATCCCGGCCAACGAAAATCTGTGCGGCGCCATGCAGGGCGAGCCGGCCACCTACCGGCCGGGCGATCTGTTTGTCGGGCTGAAAATCTCGGATATCGAGATCATCCTGCACGAGGACGCAAAAGAGCATATCGGCGAGCTGCAAGCCTGGGACATGAACACCGGCAAACAGGTCTGGACGACGACCTTTCGGTCCCACAACTGGGGCCCGGTGCTGACCACCGGCGGGGGTCTGGTGTTCTCGGGCGGCACCAACGACCGCTACTTCCGTGCCTTTGACGCCACAAGCGGCGAGGTGCTGTGGCAGCAGCGGACTAACTCGGGGGTGACCGGCGTGCCCAGCAGCTACGCGATTGACGGCGTGCAGTATATTGCTGTGCAGTCCGGCTGGGGTGTGGATGCCCAGCGCAAACAGGAACTGCTCGACAAAGCCTTTGGCCGCACCGTCCATGTGCCCCAGGGTGGCGTGTTGTGGGTCTTTGCCCTGGCCGACGAGTGA
- a CDS encoding cytochrome P450 codes for MTAKAPYRPVVPESLDDIKLLDVALQHCPYHAYQKLRDEAPVWRDPLTGFYVITRFEDLHQVLLDTEHFVSSMRGGQSGGRNRIDPQRAKRILKLYEDRGWVPAQTLAARDDPNHRQMRAIFNEAFRPRKINEMDPFVRETAARLIDAFIDDGRCDWVRQFAVPLPLIIIGRQMGVPEADIWKIKAWTDAWVQRLGMMQTEAEEHWSVEMEIEAQHYFQPIFERLRKEPDDTLLSELVNRVIPEWGRPLNDNELHAEMMADTFVGGAETSTNAIGFGVKLLIDNPPAWRMLKAEPDTYLRTFVEEVLRLESPVQGLFRVAAADIELHGVSIPKGALINLRYAAGNRDEREFACPETLDLERDKPGRHLAFGSGVHHCLGAPLARRELYWSFKTLLERVDEMWFAPGRNDFGVAPNFALRALKELHIEFRPVA; via the coding sequence ATGACCGCAAAAGCGCCCTACCGGCCGGTCGTGCCGGAATCCCTTGACGACATCAAGCTGCTGGATGTGGCCCTGCAGCACTGTCCGTATCACGCCTACCAGAAGCTGCGCGACGAGGCGCCGGTGTGGCGCGATCCGCTGACCGGCTTCTACGTCATTACCCGCTTCGAGGATTTGCACCAGGTCTTGCTCGACACCGAACACTTCGTCAGCAGCATGCGCGGCGGGCAGAGCGGCGGACGGAATCGGATCGACCCGCAACGCGCGAAGCGGATACTGAAGCTGTACGAGGACAGGGGCTGGGTGCCGGCCCAGACGCTGGCCGCCCGTGACGACCCCAACCACCGGCAGATGCGAGCCATCTTCAACGAGGCGTTTCGCCCCCGGAAGATCAACGAGATGGACCCTTTCGTCCGGGAAACCGCCGCCAGGCTGATCGATGCCTTCATCGACGACGGCCGTTGCGACTGGGTTAGGCAGTTCGCCGTCCCACTGCCCCTGATTATTATCGGCCGCCAAATGGGCGTTCCTGAAGCGGACATCTGGAAGATCAAAGCCTGGACCGACGCTTGGGTCCAACGTCTCGGTATGATGCAGACCGAAGCCGAGGAACACTGGTCGGTGGAGATGGAGATCGAGGCCCAGCACTACTTTCAGCCCATCTTCGAGCGGCTGCGCAAGGAGCCCGATGACACGCTGCTGTCCGAGCTGGTCAACCGTGTCATTCCCGAGTGGGGGCGGCCGCTTAACGATAATGAGCTGCACGCCGAAATGATGGCCGACACTTTTGTCGGAGGCGCCGAGACCTCGACCAACGCCATCGGCTTTGGCGTGAAGCTGCTCATCGACAACCCACCGGCCTGGCGGATGCTCAAGGCCGAGCCGGACACCTACCTGCGCACCTTTGTTGAGGAGGTGCTGCGTCTGGAAAGCCCGGTACAGGGACTGTTCCGGGTGGCCGCCGCAGACATCGAGCTGCACGGCGTCAGCATTCCCAAGGGAGCGCTGATCAACCTGCGCTACGCCGCCGGCAACCGCGACGAGCGGGAGTTTGCCTGCCCCGAGACGCTGGACCTGGAGCGCGACAAGCCCGGCCGGCATCTGGCTTTTGGCTCCGGCGTCCATCACTGCCTGGGTGCGCCGCTGGCCCGGCGCGAGCTGTACTGGTCGTTCAAGACGCTGCTGGAGCGGGTTGACGAGATGTGGTTTGCGCCGGGCAGGAACGACTTCGGCGTCGCCCCCAACTTCGCCCTGCGGGCGCTCAAGGAGCTGCACATCGAGTTCCGGCCGGTCGCCTGA
- a CDS encoding ubiquinol-cytochrome c reductase iron-sulfur subunit — MPRSLVNCSDCPHGRRVSRRTLLKSLIGAAGAGLVLADSAATAPKKKDDPRRLPPQAGDELVYPFWENDGRLITLDDIPLGGPPVLAYPRDAASQVARDRSRLNQILLVRFAQQELSPKTRQVAVEGIIAYSGVCTHTGCNISEWDAEQQHFVCPCHSSAFDPKDRARIHGGPAPKPLPVLPLQLVGGSLSVAGPFSGRVGGKRT, encoded by the coding sequence ATGCCGAGGAGTCTTGTGAATTGCAGCGACTGTCCGCACGGTCGGCGTGTCAGCCGTCGGACGCTGCTCAAGTCGCTGATCGGAGCGGCCGGAGCGGGCCTGGTGCTGGCCGACAGCGCGGCGACTGCCCCAAAGAAAAAGGACGATCCCAGAAGACTTCCGCCCCAAGCCGGGGACGAGCTGGTCTATCCCTTCTGGGAAAACGACGGCCGCCTGATTACCCTCGATGACATCCCGCTCGGCGGCCCGCCGGTCCTGGCCTATCCCAGAGACGCGGCCAGCCAGGTCGCCCGCGACCGGTCGCGCCTGAACCAGATTCTGCTGGTCCGTTTTGCCCAGCAAGAGCTGAGTCCGAAAACCCGGCAGGTCGCGGTGGAGGGCATTATCGCCTACTCCGGGGTGTGTACTCACACTGGCTGCAATATCTCCGAGTGGGACGCCGAACAACAACACTTTGTGTGTCCGTGTCACTCCTCGGCCTTTGATCCAAAAGACCGGGCGCGTATTCACGGCGGTCCGGCGCCCAAGCCGCTGCCGGTCCTGCCGCTGCAACTGGTCGGGGGTAGCCTGTCGGTCGCTGGGCCGTTCAGCGGAAGAGTCGGCGGCAAGAGAACGTGA